One Xenopus tropicalis strain Nigerian chromosome 8, UCB_Xtro_10.0, whole genome shotgun sequence genomic window carries:
- the nexmif gene encoding neurite extension and migration factor, which yields MSTTPDKLMDSQEEKEPAAQGASTLLINGINENDLHDPENNVKTYNAADAAVNFPALTQKETLVCHRALPPISSKEPCLLSPPSPLRLSDAAEHVVCDPSAQAISLTTCVTKGLSAWSLPNESEKTQFTIMEPGAISALTGDCLMQQSRTCLGCFIETKDGVEPEPGVSLKMGDINRDFDTCPVSDIGIHCMSTGDNLKYGDQLLSDQLLSFPVHKSQEVDKRDTEKSSDSDSEDPTQKSYYDGLLLDKCNGEEALLTNVNQEWGYFESFISESKIELLDLCSKNELSVNLFSEEDVDNYMFDDDDSTLGSDVCSLKIRYESFQDNVREKTTALQEDAQFNFFPSVFSNCTKRESKSSRKKALDPSNFKLEEGGIWGDDDDDDEEEEEEEENEEEEVKSNLNKSCGSMDVVQYISTKRNHFLDSVNSAEDSGEYSDDSSCSESSYDVLGDIKDCSRYLSREHSHSLIQPNYGLREKRKVRYSDDYLYDMDSLENEKVVEKKEEAPDGPKEEDDDDWCPKKRRKVYRKEPPVIIKYIIINRFKGEKHMLVKLGKLDATETTVTLSDDQLGKYQKLAPLKDYWVEHQRNVSAMHGKNNPDGSENPVPPKKRKGQLANRHRMQRIQTIEQPLVREGLSSYENRQACSSKDDASLNDLHTLAIENPSCIKGLHLGNVISDVAPVRSRTLERELKNKERKVVRRIKFKSEARLKCKQLKLEQVDDINAQDTSAVYPTMETQNSTTVLKEEAIHCASDNAHLSQCHADNDTKNSSFLQASCSPDKPVPSAHITTNVPVLPGGYLQTLLDASDSSSSTGITYFSPHPLGQHSLNVIQTEKQFNSLQLAQSCVLSPPSESELQQSPHHLDMEQNFPDMWHGKSPSSQTEFIANLREVSIISGAFTGSTAVADADITASGYSQVHPNTTKQLYHKTYLPEGQIQQDDSYQPCHYSNGEGRFTIQRGTLTTDNGRLISFDSVGSLSVSSSNYSSLSLKSCEKDGEDEISDDFLAHCSPKLVIQQSIDEITPLKESTDLLDISNFTPDKFRHSSLSEMSPPDTPNLSPQIAGPEVKSVTNLKGFQNGNQAVNNSPEKTKWNCTVHPSQEQTNNGFALNNHQFQFHMFNDEDSVSVLEKGPCLPAFDESAGPITSNGKASKSKKKTASRNAGANQSSPPKSTKKKSPKVSKGADKTQVKAPRQAGPKSSKKGKNDKGQSSRSGQLNNAPPTSKTDMQHFGPGASKAGKHAAGQNNWASNKSGSGGWPNSKKGNANNLLDDDQREFEEPSNILSNIASGMADVQRFMMASMEPFYSPACHNNIPDILLSPESNSLKLKTLKILAGTPQEFKKKVNGSSAGGTKKSANKGSGKKLGVFDPSCPLGYGANLHSAFFDKNFGNLSILTNTVPTHKKLYRHKSTSKTLRDENFKGKRMDQAHKDPSVTVAFEKLR from the exons ATGAGCACCACCCCCGATAAATTGATGGACAGCCAGGAAGAAAAAGAGCCCGCTGCACAAGGAGCCAGCACCCTTCTTATAAATGGGATAAATGAAAATG ACCTGCATGATCCCGAAAATAATGTGAAGACCTACAATGCTGCAGATGCTGCTGTTAATTTTCCTGCCTTAACGCAGAAGGAAACCCTTGTTTGTCACAGAGCATTGCCCCCCATCAGTTCCAAGGAGCCCTGCTTGCTGAGCCCTCCTTCTCCACTGAGGTTATCTGATGCAGCCGAACATGTTGTCTGTGACCCCTCTGCACAGGCCATTTCCCTGACAACCTGTGTCACCAAGGGCTTGAGTGCCTGGTCCTTGCCCAACGAAAGTGAGAAAACACAGTTTACCATCATGGAGCCTGGGGCAATATCTGCACTTACTGGTGACTGTTTGATGCAACAAAGTCGGACATGTCTAGGCTGCTTCATAGAAACAAAAGATGGTGTTGAACCAGAGCCAGGAGTAAGTCTAAAAATGGGAGATATAAACAGGGACTTTGACACTTGTCCAGTATCAGACATTGGGATTCACTGCATGAGCACAGGGGATAATTTAAAATATGGTGATCAGCTGCTTTCTGACCAGCTCCTTAGCTTTCCTGTTCATAAGTCACAGGAAGTAGACAAAAGAGACACAGAAAAATCATCAGACAGTGACTCCGAGGACCCCACACAAAAAAGCTATTATGATGGTCTGCTGCTGGACAAATGCAATGGGGAGGAAGCTCTGCTAACCAACGTAAACCAAGAGTGGGGCTACTTTGAGTCATTTATCAGTGAAAGTAAGATTGAACTTTTAGACTTGTGCTCCAAGAATGAGCTCTCGGTTAACTTATTTTCAGAGGAAGATGTTGATAATTACATGTTTGACGACGACGACTCTACACTGGGTAGTGATGTATGCTCTCTAAAAATCAGATATGAGTCGTTTCAGGACAATGTGAGAGAAAAGACGACTGCCCTCCAAGAGGATGCCCAGTTCAATTTTTTCCCAAGTGTCTTTTCTAACTGCACTAAAAGGGAGAGCAAGAGCTCCAGAAAGAAAGCACTGGACCCTTCAAATTTTAAGCTCGAAGAAGGGGGAATTTGgggagatgatgatgatgatgatgaagaagaagaagaagaagaagaaaatgaagAAGAGGAAGTGAAATCCAACCTGAATAAGTCTTGTGGTAGCATGGATGTGGTACAGTATATTAGCACAAAAAGGAATCACTTTCTGGATTCAGTCAATTCAGCAGAAGATTCGGGAGAGTACAGCGATGACAGCTCATGCAGTGAGTCTTCATATGATGTCCTGGGAGACATTAAGGACTGTAGCAGGTACTTGTCCCGTGAGCACTCTCATTCCCTGATCCAACCAAATTATGGTCTTAGAGAAAAGAGAAAAGTCAGGTACAGTGATGACTATTTGTATGACATGGATTCCCTGGAGAATGAGAAAGTTGTAGAGAAGAAGGAAGAAGCTCCTGATGGCCCCAAAGAAGAAGACGATGATGACTGGTGTCCCAAAAAACGAAGGAAAGTTTATAGAAAGGAGCCCCCAGTTAttataaaatacataattatCAACAGGTTTAAGGGGGAGAAGCATATGCTTGTCAAACTTGGCAAGCTTGATGCCACTGAAACCACAGTTACTCTGAGTGATGACCAGCTTGGAAAATATCAAAAGCTAGCACCCCTGAAGGACTACTGGGTGGAACATCAAAGGAACGTATCAGCCATGCATGGAAAAAATAATCCAGATGGCTCTGAAAACCCTGTCCCACCCAAAAAGAGAAAAGGGCAGTTGGCAAATAGACACAGGATGCAGAGGATACAAACCATTGAGCAACCATTGGTCAGAGAGGGGCTTTCCTCCTATGAAAACAGACAAGCATGCAGTAGCAAAGATGATGCCAGCCTTAACGACTTGCATACATTAGCCATAGAAAACCCAAGCTGCATTAAAGGACTGCATTTAGGCAATGTGATTTCAGATGTTGCTCCAGTGCGGAGCAGAACTTTAGAAAGAGAGCTAAAAAACAAAGAGAGAAAGGTAGTTCGTAGAATTAAGTTCAAAAGTGAAGCCAGGCTGAAGTGCAAACAGCTGAAACTGGAGCAGGTAGATGACATTAATGCTCAAGATACAAGTGCAGTCTACCCAACTATGGAAACTCAAAACTCCACAACTGTTTTAAAAGAGGAAGCAATTCATTGTGCATCAGACAATGCCCATCTATCTCAATGCCATGCTGATAATGATACTAAAAATTCTTCTTTTTTACAAGCCAGCTGCTCTCCCGACAAGCCAGTACCATCTGCTCACATTACTACCAATGTACCCGTTCTCCCTGGAGGCTATCTGCAGACATTGTTAGATGCATCAGATTCATCTAGCAGCACTGGCATCACATACTTTTCGCCACATCCCTTGGGGCAGCACTCACTCAATGTcatacagacagaaaaacagttCAATTCTCTTCAACTTGCACAGAGCTGCGTTCTTTCACCCCCTTCCGAATCTGAGCTGCAGCAATCACCCCATCACTTAGATATGGAACAGAACTTCCCTGATATGTGGCATGGAAAGTCCCCTAGTAGTCAAACCGAGTTCATTGCAAACCTTAGGGAAGTGTCCATCATATCTGGGGCATTTACAGGCTCTACAGCTGTAGCTGATGCAGACATCACTGCTTCTGGATATAGTCAGGTTCATCCAAATACCACCAAACAGCTGTACCACAAAACATATTTGCCAGAAGGCCAGATTCAGCAAGACGACTCTTATCAACCTTGTCATTATAGCAATGGAGAAGGGCGCTTCACTATACAGAGAGGGACGCTTACCACAGACAATGGAAGGCTTATTAGTTTTGACTCAGTAGGCTCATTGTCTGTTAGTTCCAGTAATTACAGCTCTTTAAGTTTGAAGTCATGTGAAAAGGATGGTGAGGATGAAATTAGTGATGATTTCCTAGCCCACTGTAGTCCCAAACTTGTCATACAGCAGAGCATTGATGAAATCACACCGTTAAAAGAGTCCACTGATCTTCTAGACATCTCCAATTTTACCCCTGATAAATTCAGGCACTCTTCACTTTCTGAAATGTCCCCTCCAGATACCCCTAACCTTTCCCCGCAGATTGCAGGCCCAGAAGTAAAGTCCGTCACTAACCTAAAGGGCTTCCAGaatggcaaccaggcagtgaacAATAGCCCCGAGAAAACCAAGTGGAACTGTACTGTGCATCCTTCTCAGGAGCAGACCAATAATGGTTTTGCACTGAATAATCATCAGTTCCAGTTCCACATGTTTAATGATGAGGATTCTGTGAGTGTTTTGGAAAAGGGCCCTTGCTTGCCTGCATTCGATGAAAGTGCAGGGCCCATTACCAGCAATGGCAAAGCATCAAAGTCTAAAAAGAAAACAGCCAGCAGAAATGCAGGTGCCAACCAAAGCTCTCCTCCAAAAAGTACCAAGAAAAAATCCCCCAAAGTTAGCAAAGGTGCAGATAAAACCCAAGTAAAAGCTCCTCGGCAAGCAGGTCCAAAGTCAtccaaaaaaggcaaaaatgacAAGGGCCAAAGCAGCCGATCAGGCCAGTTGAACAATGCACCCCCCACATCCAAAACTGACATGCAGCATTTTGGACCCGGTGCTTCTAAAGCAGGAAAGCATGCAGCTGGTCAGAACAACTGGGCATCTAATAAAAGTGGCAGTGGTGGCTGGCCAAATTCTAAGAAAGGAAATGCCAACAATCTGCTTGATGATGACCAAAGGGAGTTTGAAGAACCATCTAACATTCTGTCCAACATTGCATCTGGCATGGCTGATGTTCAAAGGTTCATGATGGCCTCCATGGAGCCTTTTTATAGTCCTGCTTGCCATAACAACATTCCTGATATCTTGCTGTCTCCAGAGTCAAACAGCTTGAAACTAAAAACTCTTAAAATTCTTGCTGGGACCCCACAGGAGTTTAAAAAGAAGGTAAATGGCAGCTCGGCCGGGGGCACAAAGAAGTCTGCAAACAAGGGCTCAGGTAAGAAGTTAGGGGTGTTTGACCCCAGCTGTCCTCTGGGTTATGGAGCAAACCTTCACTCCGCCTTTTTTGATAAGAACTTTGGAAACCTAAGTATTTTAACCAATACTGTACCAACTCACAAAAAGTTGTACCGTCATAAGTCAACATCGAAAACGTTGAGGGATgaaaattttaaagggaaaagaatGGACCAAGCCCATAAGGACCCTTCGGTCACAGTTGCGTTCGAAAAACTGAGGTAA